One Azospirillum sp. B510 genomic window carries:
- a CDS encoding PhoH family protein → MNGLPERRIDVQFDDNRLLPMLYGEHDRHLARIESLLGVSLISRGNTLTISGPPEAAETAQTALNGLYQRLTRGQTIDGGEVDGAIRMATAVPAFAAPAFAATAGGEEQPRAAGQPATVARAEIALRTRRRGPITPRSPTQAAYLQALAESELVFGLGPAGTGKTYLAVAQAVALLTTGQVDRIVLSRPAVEAGERLGFLPGDLKEKVDPYLRPLYDALHDMLPAEQVKKRLESGEIEIAPLAFMRGRTLGNAFVILDEAQNTTPMQMKMFLTRLGEGGRMVVTGDISQIDLPTGTRSGLRDALDILRGVEGVRFVRFTDADVVRHPMVARIIRAYDQADAREAVRKQARRTSYDTETTINSSATVGEPE, encoded by the coding sequence TTGAACGGTCTGCCCGAACGGCGCATCGACGTCCAATTCGATGACAACCGGCTTCTGCCGATGCTGTACGGGGAGCATGACCGCCACCTCGCCCGCATCGAATCCCTTCTCGGCGTCTCGCTGATCTCCCGCGGCAACACCCTGACCATCTCCGGCCCGCCCGAGGCCGCCGAGACGGCGCAGACGGCGCTCAACGGCCTGTACCAGCGGCTGACCCGTGGCCAGACCATCGATGGCGGCGAGGTCGACGGCGCCATCCGCATGGCGACCGCGGTCCCCGCTTTCGCCGCCCCCGCTTTCGCCGCCACGGCGGGTGGCGAGGAGCAGCCGCGCGCCGCCGGCCAGCCGGCGACCGTCGCCCGCGCCGAGATCGCCTTGCGCACCCGTCGGCGCGGCCCGATCACCCCGCGCTCGCCCACCCAGGCCGCTTATCTGCAAGCACTCGCCGAGAGCGAACTGGTGTTCGGTCTCGGCCCCGCCGGCACCGGCAAGACCTATCTGGCGGTGGCCCAGGCGGTGGCTCTGCTGACCACCGGCCAGGTCGACCGCATCGTGCTGTCACGCCCGGCGGTCGAGGCCGGGGAGCGGTTGGGCTTCCTGCCCGGCGACCTGAAGGAGAAGGTCGATCCCTACCTGCGCCCGCTCTATGACGCGCTGCATGACATGCTGCCGGCGGAACAGGTGAAGAAGCGGCTGGAGTCCGGCGAGATCGAGATCGCACCGCTCGCCTTCATGCGCGGCCGGACGCTTGGCAACGCCTTCGTCATCCTGGACGAGGCGCAGAACACCACGCCGATGCAGATGAAGATGTTCCTCACCCGTCTCGGCGAGGGCGGGCGGATGGTCGTCACCGGCGACATCTCGCAGATCGACCTGCCGACGGGCACCCGCTCGGGCCTGCGCGACGCGCTGGACATCCTGCGCGGGGTGGAGGGCGTGCGCTTCGTCCGCTTCACCGACGCCGATGTCGTCCGTCACCCGATGGTGGCCCGCATCATCCGCGCCTATGATCAGGCCGACGCCCGCGAAGCGGTGCGCAAGCAGGCCCGCCGCACTAGTTACGATACCGAAACGACAATCAACAGCAGTGCGACTGTTGGGGAACCGGAATGA
- the ybeY gene encoding rRNA maturation RNase YbeY produces the protein MTTAVDITVSREAGDWAGDAEWLAERAALAALAATYDDEEGPAELSVVLADDALVHQLNRDYRGKDKPTNVLSFALTEAEEPEPEEGMPVMLGDVILAFETVVREASEQGKSLEDHLTHLVMHGVLHLLGYDHETDDEAEEMEALETRLLASFGIADPYAANHQPPDR, from the coding sequence ATGACGACCGCCGTCGATATCACTGTTTCACGTGAAGCCGGCGATTGGGCCGGGGATGCCGAATGGCTGGCCGAGCGCGCGGCGCTCGCGGCGCTCGCCGCCACCTATGACGACGAGGAAGGCCCGGCCGAGCTGTCGGTCGTGCTGGCCGACGACGCGCTGGTCCATCAGCTGAACCGCGACTATCGCGGCAAGGACAAGCCGACCAACGTCCTGTCCTTCGCCCTGACCGAGGCGGAGGAGCCGGAGCCGGAAGAGGGCATGCCGGTGATGCTGGGCGACGTCATCCTCGCCTTTGAGACGGTCGTGCGCGAGGCCTCCGAACAGGGGAAAAGCCTCGAAGACCACCTGACCCACCTTGTGATGCATGGTGTTCTGCATCTGCTGGGGTATGATCACGAGACGGACGACGAGGCCGAGGAGATGGAGGCGCTGGAAACCCGGCTTCTCGCCAGCTTCGGCATCGCCGATCCCTATGCCGCCAACCACCAACCGCCGGACCGATGA